One segment of Labrus mixtus chromosome 10, fLabMix1.1, whole genome shotgun sequence DNA contains the following:
- the LOC132981685 gene encoding transmembrane O-methyltransferase-like, translating into MWLVVVSVPLLPALLMVSSRFRVKVSTLCHQAAAWALRLLRGKVCVRSTHAFVFSNCTHGKADSVMETFELYADTNPSLCISPPTGEAVAEVVRRVSPYQVLEFGMHCGYSSVLLLRLLPPAGRLITVELDPLTAELGEEVILVAGFKHTQFQVLTSSSADAIPTLRPFLEPGERTSEGLDLVLMDHDPQQYLSDLLALEREALLRPSGCSVLLIHRNQRAEDVRGILDQIRTRADRYCIKSELQCMTELFYRKGNTRTDR; encoded by the exons ATGTGGCTCGTGGTCGTCTCCGTCCCGCTGCTCCCGGCGCTCCTCATGGTGTCCAGTCGTTTCCGTGTAAAAGTTTCCACGCTGTGCCATCAAGCTGCGGCGTGGGCGCTGAGGCTGCTGCGAGGGAAAGTGTGTGTAAGGAGCACTCATGCTTTTGTGTTCTCCAACTGTACCCACGGGAAGGCCGACAGCGTCATGGAGACCTTTGAACTTTACGCTGACACAAACCCGTCCCTCTGCATCAGCCCCCCGACCG GTGAAGCAGTGGCTGAGGTGGTGAGGCGTGTCAGTCCCTACCAGGTGTTGGAATTTGGGATGCACTGTGGCTACTCCTCTGTCCTTCTGCTGcgtctgctgccccctgctggcaggCTGATCACAGTGGAGCTGGACCCCCTCACAGCAGAGCTCGGGGAGGAGGTCATACTTGTAGCTGGCTTCAAGCACACCCAG TTCCAGGTGTTGACTTCTAGCTCAGCTGACGCCATCCCAACGTTGCGCCCCTTTCTCGAGCCCGGTGAAAGGACCAGTGAGGGGCTCGATCTGGTTCTGATGGACCATGACCCCCAGCAGTACCTCTCAGACCTGCTGGCTCTGGAGAGAGAGGCGCTCCTCCGCCCCTCCGGCTGCTCCGTGCTCCTGATCCACAGGAACCAGAGAGCTGAAGACGTCAGAGGAATCCTGGATCAGATCAGAACGAGGGCCGACCGCTACTGCATCAAGTCT